The genome window atAATTGTGcagtgacacttttttgtatttttaggtccgattttgtaagcaagtagtttttaagtgaggtgtaaattggggatatgcaagacaaatcagactcgtGAAAGGGGTATAGTAAgatggaaagattgagagccattAGTCTAGATCCCCGTCAAATCACAGCCACCATCCTTCCAACTGATCTCTGAAGGGAAATCTCTTAGAACCTTTCCACACCACTCCCTGATTACCTCTTATGGGAAGTGTAAGAGCAGAGCTTTTCCACACACACTACACAGAATGAAAACACTACTTTTACTAATTGCTATAACAATTTTAAGATCTCAGACGCACATTGAAACACTCACTTTATCTTCCTTCAGATCAAAACATACAGctctattaaaaagaaaaactattcCAAACTGTAATTTTGTAACATCTGAATTACAATAATTCATCACACAATGGTATATTATGAATTTCTAAGAATGTCCATCCATGTAGCATAACATAGCATCTGTGTGATATATATTCTACTGTGCTGATAAAACATTTGTACCTTGGTCTGCCAGTGCCTTGAGCTCTCCCAAAAGATATTTTACTGTTTTAACTTTTTGGGCTGTTTTTTCTGGGCTTGCTTTTTTAGGCTTTAAAACTTTGTCAAAACTTGTCTGACAGCTTGTCTCCCTCATTGGTGCTATGTCAACTGCATTCAAGTCCTCTTCTTCACTGGTAGTACCCTCACTATGTTCCTCAGCGGTTTCCTCTTCTTTGGTATCAGAGACCTTGGACTGTGCTGGATCAAATTTCTGGTACTTCTGACCAGCCCTGTCACTCTCTGCTTCATGTGGTTCTAAGAGAGCCAGATGAGCTTGTATACATCGTATCAAGTCTGCCTCCTTTACCCGTTGCTCATGATTTCCTTGGTTTGAAATCATCTCTCTGCCATAAGATGCTGGAAGAAATGTAGATACTGTGGAATTATTTGGCACAGCTAGTGGTACACAGGGTGTCATTGGAGGATCAGTGGTGGCAGACTTTGCTTGTGAAGAAATACAAGCAGCAACAGAAACTCCTGGGAAAAACACAGCTCCTCCTGCTTGTGGTGCACACTGGTTGTAACTGTCAGCAGGAACACCCTAAACAGAGAATATACATAttaaacaaattattattatttgtattttcatAGCACCTAAATGTAGCAGTGAGGTTTCTTTCAACATTTAGAAGCCAATCTTATTTAACGTGGTATTGCTCACTGTTTGTCATTTAAAAACCAGTTAAAATAGTACTCAAATTCATTCAGGCTGCACTGTATGACCTTTCACTGTGTTTAGGAGTAgttaaaaggcaaatatagttaGGATTACCAATAAGACTAGTTGGTCTTATCTTAAATGTTATCTGTAATTCAGCAATAGAGCGAAATTGATATTTTCATCTTTTTATATTGGGGAGGGACAAAAGGATTCTGTTTTCTTGGGGTGGGAATTCATTTTCAGTGTGCTTGTAAGAATCTTCCTGATATATTTCCTTATTTTCCCTATCTTTAGAACTAGAATTCATTGCTGGTACCCACAGACACAGGAAAATAAACACACTGTGTACAAGTtaatatttttctgtattttggCATTTTGACTAATCTCagcaatgtgtatatatatatatacatacacacacacacacacacacactataaatgTATGTGCTGAGTGCTACAAACAAcataaaaaggcagtcagcacATTTCTAACAAATACTTAATTTTACGTAATGGTTTTTTAGATCTGTGAAGCACAGACTTCCTCCAGTCCAAAACTTCTAGCAAATGAGATGATATCCCATAGAATGCTGATTGAAGATCATGCTAGCTATGGAACAGAGGTGGCACCTGCAATCATACTACAGGATCAATGTAAACCCTCCTCCCACACTTCTCAAaactgcaggagggggtttgctttgttgttgttttttaatgttgtACCCTGAAATAGATAAGGATATTAAAATGCAAAGCTTTAACACAAAAACCATATTTGAGAACAATGGGTTTTTACACTACTTTCCACTGATCAAGTTAGCACTTCTAGTCATTGAGGTTTTTAATACGTTAAAATATTCAAAGTTAGGTTAATGACACAATCATCAGCACAGTGAGATTGGGATGTTACACTGATCAGTAACTATCAATCCTCCTCAGAAAGGGGTGGGAAATGGATACTTCACAGAATTCGACATAGAAAAACAATGAGCATAACAAACAGAAGTGACCAGTCCCCATTGGCATGCCGCTTACCTCATTTTTGGAATCTACTGTAGGCACAATATAAGTAGCAATGCTTGCTAACAATATATTTGTGAACCGCCTTTAAATCACATAGTATTTTATTAAAAGCACCACCATATCTATTGTTTCATCACAGATTTTATGAGACATAAAATGCATTGAGTTTCTTTTTCTTTGGGAGAATTTCCTATTAAGTCCAAGAAAGTGTATAGATTTCAGTAGAAATGAAAGCCACAGAATAAGACAAGGATGACAACACTAACTTAAATGTTTATTTATAGTTTAAATCAAGTGTACTTACAGACTGAATGAGTAAAGGATTAGCTGAATGCTGCGGGGACAGAGTTGGTGTGGAGGTAGGTAAACGATAATTAAATGCTGTAACATTTTGATATTCTGAAACAAATAGACAAAAAACTAACATTgttaaatttaagattttttttcttgccaaaaaactaaaaacaaaccccaaaatagTGTCTAACTATACAATGACATTCACACTAACCAGGATCTGAAACAGGGTAAGCAGGTACAGTGGGAATTCCATTACAGCTCGGTGGAACTTGGCCAGTTATCAGAGACATTTGGGTTTGCACATGCTCACACAGTTTCTGATGCATCACAGGAGAGTGTTGATTAAAAGGCACATGAATTGGTTGAACCGGCTGATTTTGTACTGCGCTGGAAAGTTCTCCCTCTTTGCCAACAGCAAGTGTATTACAAGACGCTGGTTTCCTATTTGACACAGGCACTATGGAAAATAAAGTTGAAGTTAGTTTTCTTTTTGCACTACACAAACACAAATGTTTACATGAAGATTCTTGAAATCAAGAATCAAGTGCTATGAACCCATTTCGATTGATTAATTTGATTAAAATTGATAGAAACAATCAAGCCATAGtaagtttattttattaaacCTGAGTTTAAAACCAAAATAAGTTGCACAATATTATAACCACATTAATTAATTCTGCAGATGAGGTGACAATGAACACGTATTTATTGAGGAAATAAAACAGTTATGGATGAAAACATTGTATAAGTAAAGGCCAAACCAAGGACAAGTGCTTACCAATTTCTTTATGAATATGGGCAGCAAGAACATTTCTCTTCAGTCCTTTCTTTTTTGAACTATTTCCTTTGCTTAGTATAGGCCTGGTAGCAGCCTTAACAGAAGTTACTTTTCCTGGTTTTCGATTTACTGTCTCCGTTCCTAATGTTATTTGAAACAAAAGCCATTCAACAAAATAAATAAGAGACCTACAGAAactaaaatgtaattttaaatttcAATAAGGTACAACCTGTGgcctcattttgcaaaatatccTGCAGTAAAGCTGCACAGCGATCAAGCCCGTTATGTATAGTTACAACCTGCAGAAAGAATGTTGCAGTCAGAATACAGACATTGATTTATTGTAAAACAAAACCAGTAAGGACAATGAAATAAAGTCAAGAAGTTCCTATTTAGAAAGCGTTGTCACAGGTTTGAGTCACAGTTATTTCTGGACTGGGTTTGAGTAACATATTTATTTACATGCCATCAATGAAAACTTTTACACATTTCCCATTTCCTGATTTGTTATATTTATAATTGAGAGATTGTATTGTGTTTCTATCTAATTAATTTTATGTTTCAGTAATTTTAGTTAATTTCTGATTTGCATGTATAAGAGAGCCAATTCATCTCAAATTACCTGATCCTCAGAGTCGGTGGAATAGAGAGAGTAGCCAGAGTCCACATCAGAATGGCATGCTTTTCTTAAGCCAATCCTGAAAAAGACATTCCCTGCTTACTTCCTCTTATAAATATACTTGTTTGATatctaaaacaacaaaaaacaacataCACAACGTGCTGCACTTTACAATAGAGCCAAATGCTGTAATGAGATAAGCAAGTAACTGCTGCAGACATCACCAGCATATGTTAGGGTAGGACTGGCCCTTACTCAGAAAGCTTACATGTCACTAGTCCCCATATTCATTCAGTAATCTAGGGGGGAAATTTAATTAATATTTCATACATTCAAAATGGAAGTCTAAGGCATGTTGTTTGCTAAAGGGGTTAATCTTCCCTCTAGTCATTGTACAACCcaaactcccactaacttcaatgaaagttttgcctgTTCAAAGACAGCAGGATCTGCCACTTGCAGCATCTTTCAGTTGGGacttaatatttaataaatgcaAAGAGTTGTTGACAAGCTGCTGGCTTTTGATTTGTATGGCTGTTTTGACTGCTTACAGGTACACCATTAGACAGTATTAATGATTAAAttcttactgtttttttccaATTGATAACTTAGCTGCTCCTGTTAGCCTTCCAGAAGACAGTACCTGTTGAATTATTACACAAATATACACcaataaatattgttttaatttcaattaattattttaacaaGATAACAGAAGTATACCAAATACCATTGGATTGCTAAATCTGAGACAATAAATAAAGTCTAGGAAGGCTAATTTACATTTTTAACGGAATGAGGGGGAACGCAGCAAGAAGCACTGAGCCTCAATCCTGCAATTTACAATGCACAGGTAGACTTCTGAATACATGGCTGACTTCATGACACTGTGCAGATGCAGCAGTCCACCCACATATAAACTTTTGTTTTGTGGACAGAAGTTATTTCAGTACAGCCCTTCCACTTTCCTCTAGCACCACTGTCACTGTCTATAGCCTACAGCCTTATCTTCTTTTGATATCATGTCAAATTTCACAAGTTTAGCTAAATCAGGCCAAGTCCATTCCTTAATGGGAGACGTCAATGAAAAACCCAGAGTGGTAGAGAAAGCAGTGCTGGTAATTTCCCAAAAAATTTCTCTGCAAGTCAGTACTGAACCAATACCTTGGATTGGTGCTAGTGGATATTGTAAAATTGAGGGCCTGACTACTTGTATTTATTAAATATCCCATACACTTTTCATAAAAGTTCAGACCCAGACCAGTAACAGGCTTGAGGTGTGATATAATATGATTGTGAAGAGCTTTATAATATATTGCAAAGGATAAATATTCCCTGCTTTCCACTGAATGCACAGCACTAGTTTTTACTAATAAGCTGCTGCCATAGCTCAAATATTTGCAGCTAAAATATTTACTTGTAGAAGAATACTTCAAGCACAGGGcctaatggtgtgtgtgtgttactcatATAAATAATCTCACTGACCTCAATGAGAGTACTCGCAtaaagattgcaggatcaggcccacaacaAATATGGATTATGCACACAAGGGCTGAAACCCATCCCAAAATTCACAACACTACCCTTGATCGTCATAGATCTGCCTTACCTCCCAAATATATCTCAAGTTTCATATAGCAATATGATGTCATGACAACATGTCTTCATGTCAGGATACAAAAATCCAACATCACTGGGCAAATTAGTGATGTGAAAGTGGGAATGTTGTTCACACAATTTTGCCCCCTTAAGACTGACACAAATAGGCAGACAGCAACCCTGGGCTCTCAAACTTGGTAGAATCTAAATGATTGAGAGCTCAAGTAAGTTGGAAGGAGACTTCAGGTATCCTGTTGTAACACTTTGCAAAACACCACATCACAAGGCAGGGAAATGTACTTTGGGAATCAACCCCTAACAAGAGGTGAAGCTAAGCAGCTGTTGGCAGTCGCCTGTGCAGGAACTGAATCCAACAGGTAACAgggtagggggagggggaagtgacaCCAGCCCCACCAATCAGGGGAGCCTCAAAGAATCACCTAAACCCTATTCCTGGAGAGGCTCAGTTACCCATGCACTCCAGAGGGGGGAGTCCTGCATCCCTCATCTAGGGTCTCAGTAATACCCCCCTTTAGTAGACCCTAGAGAAGAGTTCCCCTGACTTATGAATCCAGTCACCTGCAACCCCTCCAGAAGAGAGCCCCTGAACTCTGAAACATCAACTCCCAATCCCCCCAACCCTGTCCCCAGTCACCTGACAACTCCCCCAGTGTCCCCCAGAGGAGAGCTCCCCCAACCTATGATCCCAGTCTCCTCCCAAACCCTGCCACCCTGAGTGTCCCCCAGAGGAGAGCCTTCCTGACCTGTTAGCCCAGTCACCTCCCAACTCATGCCCTGCCACATCCCTAGTGTCCCCCAGAGTGCCTGCCGTGATCTGTGGGGCCAGGCACCTGCCaaccctccccacacatccctAGTGTCCCCCAGAGGACAGCCCTCGACTGGTGAACCCAGTCACctctcaacccctcccccacatctctaGTGACCTCCAAAGGAGAGTCCCCCTCTGACCTGTGAGGCCAGTTACCTCCTAACCCCCACAGTGACCCCAGCGAAGAGCCCCCACGAGCTCAGTCACCTCCGTGACTGTCCCCCAGAGAGCCCTCTCAACCCACGAGCCTAGTCACTTCCCAACCCCCCCACAGCCGTAGTGACCCCCCAGAGGAGAGTCCCCCAACCTGTGAGCCCATtcacctcccaaccccccaccccagtgactCCCAGGagagcccccgccccctgacccgGGAGCCCAGTCAccttccaaccccccacccctagtAGCCCCCTGGAAAGTCACCACCCCCCTGACCCGGGAGCCCACCCAGTCCTCTCCAAGCCCCCTAGGAGCCCCGAAAACGAGACgccctccactccctgccccagacgCCCAGTGCTCCCAACCCGCAGAGAGAGAGACCCCTAAACCGCCACTCAAGGCGCCCAGTCTCCCCATAACAGTCCCTCCCTCGGGACCCCAGAGCGAGAATACCCCGCGCCCGGCCCCGCACCTCCAGGGGAGACCCgacccaaccccgccccccagcgctcgGCCCCCACGGCTGGTACCTTGTGATGCCGGAGAGTGCCCGGCCTCGCCATCGCTCCGTCCGTCCCCGGCCGGGGGAGGAGCTACCCGGCCATCCCTCAGCGCGGAAACGCGCGGCCAATCCGAGCCCGCCTTGGCTGACAGACCCAACGGctgccagggcaggggaggagccgTCATCCTctcagccccgcctcttccggctccctccctccatgcaaGGCGCCGGCGGCAGCCAGAGCGGGCCAGGAGTCGGGCGGAGTCAGGAAACCAGGGCCGGGATTGGTGGAGTTCCCGGCCCAGCGAACCAATAGTAGAAGAGAAGCGGGGCTAACCGACCAAATCAGTCAATAGCTCGTTCTCGCACTCAGTCGGCGGGACCGTCTCCCGGTCTCTCAGAGCCTGTTGTGCAGGGCAGGGACTCGGCCCGGTCTACACGGCTCCTGAGACAGAGCTGTCTCAGCACCTAATGCTAAAGCGCTCCGGGTCCCCTGAGCCCCCCATCTCCTGG of Chrysemys picta bellii isolate R12L10 chromosome 11, ASM1138683v2, whole genome shotgun sequence contains these proteins:
- the CCDC14 gene encoding coiled-coil domain-containing protein 14 isoform X3, whose translation is MARPGTLRHHKVLSSGRLTGAAKLSIGKKQIGLRKACHSDVDSGYSLYSTDSEDQVVTIHNGLDRCAALLQDILQNEATGTETVNRKPGKVTSVKAATRPILSKGNSSKKKGLKRNVLAAHIHKEIVPVSNRKPASCNTLAVGKEGELSSAVQNQPVQPIHVPFNQHSPVMHQKLCEHVQTQMSLITGQVPPSCNGIPTVPAYPVSDPEYQNVTAFNYRLPTSTPTLSPQHSANPLLIQSGVPADSYNQCAPQAGGAVFFPGVSVAACISSQAKSATTDPPMTPCVPLAVPNNSTVSTFLPASYGREMISNQGNHEQRVKEADLIRCIQAHLALLEPHEAESDRAGQKYQKFDPAQSKVSDTKEEETAEEHSEGTTSEEEDLNAVDIAPMRETSCQTSFDKVLKPKKASPEKTAQKVKTVKYLLGELKALADQDDSEILRIIHEVEDCVSLLPAVVGSTNVQAEIALAIQPLRSENAQLRRRLRILNQQLRERERAEKESSLDCNFELVSLQSLNMTLQSQLKESLKGLESLHNKNEELLKIIENQKEENKQFAKVIQEKDKELLENKQQYDIEATKLKIEVDEALANVKSFQFKLEASEKENQILGITLRQRDAEVNRLRELTRTLQSSMAKLLSDLTVDHVRHRPEKGLTKSLLEDYEKQLKPNPLPENLNGACLPSQHLLHEMKRTLKMG